The sequence AATTCAAAGAAAAAGATAGCAAACCAAAAATAAAAAGATTTTTTTCTAAAGTTATAAACCGCAAGAATAAATGGTGCAAGAAGAGCAAGAGCCTGGTAAGCGCTGTAAGCTGTGTAATAATGAAAGCTTCCAACGACTTCTTTTCCCTTTAGCCATTGGAAGAAAAACGCATAAATCGTAATAGGTAGAGAAGAACAGGTCATTGCTACAAAAGAAAAAATTACATCACTTTTAGATTTTACAATGCAATAAGTAACAAATATTACAATAGCATATTCAAGATAAGTACTAGTCCACCTGAGCCATAACTCTTTATCTGCTGCAGCAATACCAGACAATACAGCTGATCCGAACAACAACAAAGCATAAGGCAATATTCCCTTTTTCAAAACAGACAAATTCTCCCTGGTTAAACAGGTTAGCAATGAAAGCGTTAGAAAAATATAATCAACAGCATTGCTTAAAGGATTAGAAAATAAAAAAAGACAAAAGAATAACAGAGAAATTTTATGTCTATCAATACTAAATTTTTTCATAAATGACTCCCTGATAAAATTTTTTACATTTTAACACCAAAAGCAATAATGCGTCATAAAATTTTCTTTTGAAAAGTCTGTTTTACAAACTTTTTTCACAAAAAATTAACAATTTTCTTATTTAATATTTTGTATAGGAGGTGAATAGTTTGAAAAACTTATTAAAAAAAATAATAGAAAATAAAGATTTTACTACATTATTTCAACCTATTTTTTCACTTTCAAACGGTATAGTAGTTGGTTATGAAGCTCTTACAAGAGGCCCAGAGAACACTATTTTCTACAATCCAGAAAAACTATTCGAAAGCGCAAAAACTGAAAATTTGCTATGGGAAATGGAGTTATATACAAGGTTAAGTGCCATTGAGAAATTTTATAGCTTTAAATCTGATAAAATTTTATTTTTAAACGTAGATCCAGATATAATAAGAGACAAAAAATTTACCAAGGGTACTACAAAACATTTATTTGAAAATATAATTAATACCTCAAACATAGTATTTGAAATTACAGAAAAAACAGCAATAAAAGACTACGTAGAGTTCAAAGAAATTATCCAAAATTACAAAACTCAAGGTTATAAAATTGCAATTGACGACGTTGGTTCGGGACATTCTGGTCTAACTACTATATCAGAAGTAAGACCAAATTATATAAAAATTGACATGTTTCTAATTAGAGACATTGATAAAAATAACTTCAAAAAATCTATAGTAAAGGCGCTCGTAGAACTTGCTAATGACTTAGATCTAAAACTAATCGCAGAAGGAATAGAAACATTAGACGAACTAAAAACTGTAATAGAATTAGGAATCCCTTTAGCACAGGGTTTCCTATTAGGAAGGCCATCAAAGGAACTTTTGGAAATGAATTTAACATTAAAAGACTTTATCAAAGAAACAAAATCCTCTTTGGAAATGAGAAAATTCAAATCTGCTTGTGAAATTAATATTGGAAAACTAGCAAGAAGAGATAATGCAGTTCAATTTTCAACTCTATCAATAGATATAGAAAAAATTTTTTTAAATAATTTCCGATTACATGGCATAGCAGTATTAAATGGTGAAAAGGTCATAGGGCTAATTACAAAGAGAAATTTTTTCACACAACTTGGCACTCGATTTGGAAGAGAGCTTTATTTAGAAAAACCTATAGAAAAGATTATGGATATAGAACCTTTAGTAGTTGACTATTTCACACCAATAAGTGAAGTGATAAAAAGAATAGCAAATAGAGAAGAACATAAATTATATGATTATGTAATAGTTGAAAGGGATGAAAAGTATTTTGGAGTAGTTCCAATAATAAATCTTCTAGAAAAATCTATGGAATTAGAATTAAATATAGCCAAGTACTCAAATCCGCTAACAGGGTTACCTGGAAATTTAATAATTGAAGAAAAAATTAGAGAGTCTATAAATAATAAAATACCGTTTTCGTTAATTTATTTCGATCTAAATAATTTCAAATCTTTCAATGATTACTACGGCTTTGAAAGAGGTGATAGAGTCATAAAATATATTGCAAATATACTTGAGAGGCACATGGATTTTTATAAAGATTCGTTTTTAGGGCACGTAGGTGGAGATGATTTCATAGCCATAGTAAAATCCTATGAAATAGAAAAATTATGCTATAACATAATTGAAGAATTTGATTTTAATATTAAAAGATTTTATAACGAAGAAGATATAAAACAGGGCTACATAACATCAATAGATAGAGATGGCACAAAAAAACATTTCCCAATTATAAGCATTTCAATATCATCTGTAAACAATAGAAATTTTTTAAACTATGAAAAAGTGATAGAAAGAATTTCAGAAATAAAAAAGCTATGCAAAGAATTGTGCAAAAAGTTTAAGAAAAGTTACTTTTTAATGGAAGAAGAAGTTCTTGCGAAAGAGAAAAATGAAAAGACACTTGCAAACAATTTTTAAATGTGATAATATACTCATCAATTCAAAGGGGTGGTGGTGTAGAGGCCTAACACACCTGCCTGTCACGCAGGAGATCGCGAGTTCGAATCTCGTCCACCCCGCCAATAAATCGTTATCTTCTTTTGGAAATAGGAAAATTTCTTGTTCGTTTTTAATTTTCTTCTAATTTTTAGGTTTATAATAAGTTAGTTAACGCATTCAAAAGAGGTTGTGGTGGAGAAAAAATTATTTATCTTAATATTATTCCTTTTTGTGAATATAGCTTTCAATACTTATTCCTTTGCCATTACTCTTAAACCGGGGGACATTTCGGATGACGTTCAAAACATAAAAGAAAAACTCTATGACTTGGGTTATAACGTTACAGTTAACAAGATTTACGATGAAAAAACCGAAAGAGCTGTAAAACTTTACCAGAAGGAAGCAAAATTGCCAATTACTGGCATAGTTGACGACATAACATATCAGTGTCTTACAATTGGCAGAATGGCTGTAATAGAAAAGTATAAGACTTTTGATCTCGCATCATTAGCTAGACAAATGGACTTCAATTCAAACCCTATTATAAGAACTGCAATAAGATTTATGGGAATATCCTATAGATGGGGTGGGGAACTTCCATCCACCGGATTTGATTGCTCAGGATTCGTTCAATATGTATTTAGACTAAATGGTATAAATCTTCCCAGAACAGCTGATTTGCAATATGATGCAGGAAGACCAATTTCGATATCAGAGCTTAGGCCAGGAGATTTAGTATTCTTTACTACTTACCTTCCTGGAGCATCTCATGACGGCATTTATATCGGAAATGGAAAGTTTATAGCAGCAAATACAAGTACAGGCGTAAGCATCTGTTCTCTTGACGATCCGTACTGGAAAAGCAGATATTACGGAGCAGTTAGAATTCAATAAGTTTCAACTCTAAAGGTTTTAAACAAGAAGTAATAACCTTTCCCATTCCTAACAGCTTTTTCTCTATGTGTTTTGTTCTATTAGTCTTAGCATAGAAAACAGAACCAGAACCGCTCATCAGATTCCATTCACACTCTTCATTTAAGATTTCTTTAATTTTTTTTAGTTCAGCATCAGACGACAAAACTAAATCCTCAAAAACATTCCCAAGTTTAATAAAACCTTCTTTTTTTGCATCAAAAAACTGTTTTGTATAATTACTGGCTCTTGGGCTTTTATCGAACAAACTATAAGCAAAAGAAGTTGATATTCCTTTATTTGGAATCACTAATATTATTTCTTCACTCAAATATTCATCCAATTTAAAAACCTTTTCTCCCCTACCCTCTACCAAACACATTCCGCCATAAAAAAAATAGGCTATATCTGATCCAAAATTAATTGATACATCAACTAAATCTTCTCTAGATAGTCCTAAAGAAAAAATTAAATTGATAGCATATAAAAAAGCTGCTGCATCACTAGAACCCCCTCCCAACCCCCCCATTAAAGGAGTACTTTTTCCCAGATATAGATATACCCCCTTTTTAATATCAAAATTCAAAGACACATAATTCCAAATTTTATGTATAATGTTATTTTTTATCTCAATGTTAGAATCAATTATTAACTTTTTTTCTTCTATAAGTTCTAGGCGTAATAGATCAAAGAGTTCAATGCTGTGAAATACCGATCTTATTTCATGATAACCATCCGGGTATTTTCCTATTACGTCAAGGCTTAAGTTAACTTTTGCAAATGCATTGATCTCAAAAATATTTTCTCTCCCCTAACGTTAAATAAGTTAGTTAAACTTAATCAAATTATAATCTAAAAATTAGATTATAATTGATATAATATTCTAAACTATAATTCAAGGAGTAAGCCTTTGGAACAACTTTCTAATCTATTAAACGTAATCTATATTAACGTTATAAATTTAAACATGAGCATATGGACCTTTTACTTTATTGCCTTTGTTTGGCTTTCTTTAGACTCAATGGGATTGCCACTGCCTTACGAAGGAATGTTGCTAATTACAGGTGCACTAGTTGGAGCAGGTTTTATAAACCCATTAGAAGCAATTATTTTAACTATTTTTTCTACAGTTTTTGGAGCCTGTTTGTCCTTTTTGATAGGAACAAGATTAAAGTTCTTAACGTCTAAGGTTAGCACAAAGTATAAAAATATTTTAGATCATATTTTATATCTCATTGAGGGAGAGAAAGGTTTTTTTATACTAATAATTGTGCGCTTTTTGCCTGGAATTAGACATTTTTCTTCTTATATTGCAGGTATTTCAAGGGTTAACTTAAAGGACTTCTTCCTTCCCACAACGATAGGCAGTTCTATCTGGAGTATTTTTGTATTAATGGTTGGATTTTCTGGCATAGAAAGTGTAAAAATGTTCAAAGAAAATTCACTTCTAGCATCTTTAATTCTCGTAATCACAATTACTCTATTCGGATATATTTATTTCTCTCTACACAAACATAGCAAAAGATTGCTTAAGGTTAAAAAAGGAGAAATTTATGAAAAAGAGACTACTAATTGAAATGGGTATGGGAGTTGACCAACACGGTCAATCTCCTACCAAAGCAGCAATAAAAGCCATTAAAAATGCAATTCAAAACGTATATATAACAGGATTAATAGAGATATTCAACATAAAAAATTTAAATGAGATTGAAATCGTTGCTGAACTAGCAGCTCCTCGTCCAGAAGAAGTAAACATAGAAGAAGTAAAAAAAGCTTTTCCAATTCAGGGCAACATAGAGATAATAGTTAAAGAAGGAGGAATGTCAATAAAAGCACTCAAAATTGAAGAGCTAAAAGATATTAGCAACGAAGTAATTATTTGTTGCGCAGCTGTAAGTGTATTTGTAAACGTGAACTAAAAAACACTATCTATTTTTGAAATATTTTCGAGAGTTCTTTTCCTTATTATTGAGTCATCAGGATAGGGCTCTTCAATAGGAGAAAGAAGAGGGATTGTTTTTGACTTACAAACTAAACAAATAGATTCAAGGTTTTTCTTTTTAAAAACAACAAATCTCCTACCACATACGGGACAGTATACTAACTCTTTTTGTCCTGACTTTTTGCCTCTTTTTGCAATCGGCACTCCTTCAATTTCTACAATATCCATTGAAAAATTTATTATAGGTGCATTCGTTAAAGCGGTACCTACACCAAAAATATCTACTATATCACACAGATCTCCAGCTATATATTCATCTATTCCGCCAGAAAGTACAATTTTTACTTTCTTAAAGCCTCTTAAGTCGAGTTCCCATCTCACTTCTTCAACAATTTTTCTCACATCCCCCCTTCTCGAAAAAGGAGTATCAAGCCTAACAGCATACAGTCCTTCGCCCAAAAGTTTGGCAGCTTCAATAGCTTCAAATTTTTCATCGCAAAAAGTATCAATAAGAGCAATTCTAGGAGTATCCTTTTCAATTACATCGTCAAAAGCTTTAAGTGCTTCTTTTAAAGATCCCATGAGAAGGACGAGCGAGTGAGGCATTGTTCCCCTTGGAGTTTGATTTATTGTTCTTGCACCAATAATACTCGAAACGCCGTTACATCCGCCAATATAAGCATTTCTTTCAAGGTGAGCAGTAATTGAAGGATGAGCACGTCTTGAACCAAAGGAAATAAGTTCTTTAGATCCAATAACCTTTTTAATTCTAGCTGCCTTTGTAGCTACTGCAGATGCCTGGCAAAGAATGCCCAGGATAGCAGTTTCAAAAATAGCAAAATCCAAATAGTTTCCCTTTATTATTAAAACAGGTTCATCAGGATAAAAGACGCTGCCCTCTTTAAGAGATAAAACTTCTATATCCTTTAATTCATTAAGGATTAGCCTGACTTCATTAATACCTGCAAAAATAGCCCAATTATAACCAGATGGAAAAGAGGAGGCTTTAATCTCAGCTACAACTTTTTTATTAATGCCTTTTTCCTTAAGGATTCTAAAAGTCCTTAAAAAGTAAGAGTCTGCAGTAAGGCCTTCAATTATATCATCAAAATTTGAAATAAGCACTTTATTTCAAGACTCTTTTTTTGGTTTTCTACCACAAGATTTCTCCTCATTGCAATATCCAATGATTTCACACTTTGGGCACAAAAATTCAGAAAGAAAGGGAGAAATCTCAAAAACTCTTTTCTTGATTTCCTCAAACACTAATCTTATTTCCCATTGAGCTCTTTGACAAAGTCTGAGACTAGAAGCATGCATAAGTTCTCTGAAATTCATTGTCATCACAAGAGAGGTGTGAGCGCTATTTGGCAAAATATATCTTGCATCTTCAGCAGGTACCCCTTTAGATAACAGATCCTCATAAAGCCTTCTGCCCAATTCCAAATAATCTCTATACTTAGTTAAAATCGAGGGATGTTTCTGAAAGGATGGAGGGAAAACATATAAATCTCCAATTTCAATTCTCTTATCAGTTCCTGATGCTAAGGCTTTTACTCCAAATCTTGTATATCTTTGACTTTTTTGAGTAAATGAAGCAATCCTGTGTCTTACAAGTTGATGCGAACAAGACCTGGAAATGTTTTCAATACCAAATGTAAAAGAAACGTGTTCAAAGGGCGTGTGATGTCCCATTTTATATAGCCTTTTTACCAGTTCTTGAGCCTCATCCTCTTTTAGTTCAGAATAAACGCCAAGAATAGATTTATTAGTAACCGAAACTCTTGCCCCCAGGGCAATAGCCCTGACAGGGTCTGGAGTGTTGTAAATTAGGGAAACCTTAATTTTCGCTTTCTCCCTTATTTTTTTTGCTATATTTCTTGTTAAACTTTTCTATTCTGCCTTCAGTATCAACAAGCTTTTGAGTGCCCGTAAAAAACGGATGACATTTTGAACATATTTCTACCTTTATTGACTTCCTTGTTGATCCAGTGGTAAAGGTATTGCCACAAGCACATGTAACAACACAGTCCTCATAAAATCGAGGATGAATTCCTTCTTTCAATTGATACACCTCCAATTCAAGTTAAGATATTTTAACATAAATTAAAAAAGAATATATAATTAACAAGATTATAGAAAATATTTTTTTTAAGGAGGTAACATATGTCTGAGAAACTTGTCGTAACAGTAACAGTTGGTCCTGACGATCCAGAAAAAGCCACATTTGCATTTATTATGGCCAATACAGCCTTGATAATGGAAATGGACGTAACAATGATATTTCAATCTAACGGCATTTACAATGTAACCAAAGGTACATATGAGCACATAAGAGCAGTTGAACATGAGAGCATCAAAGAACACGTCGAAAATTTTATTGAAAACGGCGGAAAACTTCTTGCATGTATTCCCGCCTGCATTTCCAAAGAAATACCTAAAGATCAGCTCATAGATGGTGTTCAAATGATAAAAGCAGGAAGGGCGCTCAAAGAGATGATGGAAGCAGATCTTGTCCTGAATTATTAAAGCTTATTTATATACTATCTAACAAAAATATTTTTAAATAGTTTATAAACAAAACAACAAGGTGTACGAACCACATATAAGTTCATACACCTTGTTGTTTGTATTTAATAACCTTCTCCTTTACCTTCCTTTATCTTATAACTAAACGTTTTATATGTCCAAAATTTATAGAAGAGCACGATTGGAACAAATATTATAACAACAATTGTCATCACAGCTAGGGTATATTGACTCGAAGATGAATTAAATGCGCTCAAGCTAAAGGCATTGTTAATACTAGACGGAATAAGATTTGGATATAGACCGCCTACACCAGTAAAGGTTAAGAATATTATGCATATAGCTGATGACAAAAAAGCCATAATTTCTGAAGAGTTAATAAAAAATCCTGCACCCAAAAGGCCAATCACGCACAAAATGGGAACCACAAGAAGAATGGGCATGGAAAAATAGTTAGAATAGAGATTGGTTACGAAGTAAGCGCTTACAAAGAACAAAACAGCAAAAAACAGTGTTACAAACCAAAGCTTTTTAGCAATTGATTTAGCTCTAACATTTATATCTCCTTCAGTTCTAAAAGAGAGCCAAAGGGAACCATGTAGTAGAAATGCTACCACAAACAAAATTCCAGTGATTAAACCAAATGGATTAAGAAGCGTTAATAAATTTCCATGATAGCCATTTTGATCTATTGGAAGACCCTGGAATATATTTCCAAAAGCTACTCCTAAAAGAAGCGCAGGCAATAAGCTTCCAAGGAAAAACCCAAACTCTAACAAAGAAATCATAGTTGGATTATTTACTTTATATCTAAATTCAAGGCAAACTGCTCTTATGATTAAACCATATAAAATAAGCATTAATGGAAGATATAGAAAACTAAACATATAAGCGTAAGTAATAGGAAATGCTGCAAATGTTGCGCCACCAGCAGTTATAAGCCATACTTCGTTAGCATCCCAAACAGGTCCAATACTTTCAAGCATTGCCTTTTTATCCTGATCCGTTTTAGCAAAAAAGGGAAAGAGAATCCCAATCCCCAGATCAAAACCATCAAGCGCAAAATACATAGCCCAAAGAAGTCCCCAAATAATAAACCAAAGAATATTTAACACAATTTCACCCCCTAATCCGTTTCTAATGGACCCTTACGGGCATAATAGATTAAAAGTGCAAAATCAAGAACTGCAAGTGCAGTATACAGAACAATAAAAACCCCTAAAGTTAGTAATACGTCTCCAACGGTTAAATTCTTACTAACAGCATCATTTGTTCTCAATAGTCCATACACTATCCATGGTTGTCTACCCACTTCTGCAAGAATCCAACCTACCTGAGTCGCAATATAAGGGAGAGGAAGAGAATATAACATAATTTTCAAAAAGGTTCGATGTTCAAGCAATTTATCTTTCCTTGCATACCACCAGGCTAAAATTGTTAAGATAATAAAGAGTGTCCCTAATCCTACCATAATCCTGAAACTTAGAAAAACAGGAGTTACAGGAGGAATATCATTTTCAGGAAAACTATTAAGACCTCGTACTGTAGCGTTGGGATCATGATATGCAAGTAAGCTTAGAAGAGATGGTATTGGAAATGCTTCAACCAAATTGGTTTTTTTTGATTCATCAGGCACTAAAATTAGATATATTGGTGCAGCCTTTTCAGTATTCCAAAGAGACTCCATTGCAGCTAATTTTGTTGGCTGAACGTGAGCTACCTCAGCAGCATGAAAATCTCCAATCAAAAAAACCAACACGCTGGCAATCAAACCAAAGGTGGCACCAATATAAAACGACTTTTTAAAAAATTCTACATTTTGTTTCTTCAAAAGATGATAAGCCGAAATTCCCATCACAAAAAACGAACCTACAACAAATCCTGCAGTAATAGTGTGAGTAAATTTCAGCCATGCATAAGGGCTAAATACTACAGCAAAAAAGTCTGTCATCTCAGCCCTGTTGTTTTTTAGAACAAAACCAACTGGATCTTGCATCCAGGCATTGGCAATAAGTATCCATAAAGCAGACAAATTTGACGAAAAAGCCACGAGCCAGATACTGATTAAGTGCATTTTAGGAGATATTCTTTTCCAGCCAAAAAGCCAAACGCCCAAAAATGTTGATTCAAGGAAAAAGGCAAGTGTGGCCTCTATTGCTAGAGGTGCACCAAAAATATCTCCTACATAAATAGAATATTGTGCCCAGTTAGTTCCAAATTGGAATTCAAGAGTAATGCCAGTAACAATTCCCAAAATAAAATTAATTAAAAACAATCTACCCCAAAACTTTGTCATTTTCAGATATACTTCGTTTTTTGTCTTGTAATAAAGAGTTTCCATTATAGCTACAAGAATACCAAGACCTAAAGTTAATGGAACAAAAATAAAGTGATACATCGCAGTTGCACCAAATTGCAACCGTGACAACATTACAGCATCCATAATTTTCCCCCTTTCTTTTTTTATTATAATAAATTATAGTTATTAATACTTAAAAGTCAATAGGAATAAGAATTATTTTTAAGAGGTGATTTTTGTGAAAATTAATAAAGACTCCAGAATATCTATGTCAATAGATATAATATGGGAAGAGGATAATGTTAAACACGTTGAAAATTACTTTATTAGACCACATATGTGGCTTGATGCTGATACCCTACCAAAAAATTTATACGAATGGCTGGAAGGAAAAGATGTAGGAGACATTTTTGAGTTTACTTACAGCGCAGGAGAATTATTTGAACCATATTCATCAAAAAATATACTTCCAATAAAATGGATTTCAGAAGAAGAGAAAAGTTTTTTTAAAGTTGGCAGATTTTATCCTCTTGAAACCTTAATGGGTAGAGAAGGGAAAAATTCAATAGAAAAGCCTTTTTTCAGGTGTATAGAAAAGAGAGACGATCTGTTCTTTGCAGACTTTAATCATCCTTTATCAGAAAAAAGATGTACTCTTAGAGCCAAGATAATAAAGGTAGTAGAACAATTAGAAGTAAAGTGTGGCACTGGAGGAATTTGCTATGATTGGTTGTCAGAATTTGGCTTTGGAATTGGA comes from Thermodesulfobium acidiphilum and encodes:
- the cydB gene encoding cytochrome d ubiquinol oxidase subunit II, which gives rise to MVLNILWFIIWGLLWAMYFALDGFDLGIGILFPFFAKTDQDKKAMLESIGPVWDANEVWLITAGGATFAAFPITYAYMFSFLYLPLMLILYGLIIRAVCLEFRYKVNNPTMISLLEFGFFLGSLLPALLLGVAFGNIFQGLPIDQNGYHGNLLTLLNPFGLITGILFVVAFLLHGSLWLSFRTEGDINVRAKSIAKKLWFVTLFFAVLFFVSAYFVTNLYSNYFSMPILLVVPILCVIGLLGAGFFINSSEIMAFLSSAICIIFLTFTGVGGLYPNLIPSSINNAFSLSAFNSSSSQYTLAVMTIVVIIFVPIVLFYKFWTYKTFSYKIKEGKGEGY
- a CDS encoding GGDEF domain-containing protein, coding for MKNLLKKIIENKDFTTLFQPIFSLSNGIVVGYEALTRGPENTIFYNPEKLFESAKTENLLWEMELYTRLSAIEKFYSFKSDKILFLNVDPDIIRDKKFTKGTTKHLFENIINTSNIVFEITEKTAIKDYVEFKEIIQNYKTQGYKIAIDDVGSGHSGLTTISEVRPNYIKIDMFLIRDIDKNNFKKSIVKALVELANDLDLKLIAEGIETLDELKTVIELGIPLAQGFLLGRPSKELLEMNLTLKDFIKETKSSLEMRKFKSACEINIGKLARRDNAVQFSTLSIDIEKIFLNNFRLHGIAVLNGEKVIGLITKRNFFTQLGTRFGRELYLEKPIEKIMDIEPLVVDYFTPISEVIKRIANREEHKLYDYVIVERDEKYFGVVPIINLLEKSMELELNIAKYSNPLTGLPGNLIIEEKIRESINNKIPFSLIYFDLNNFKSFNDYYGFERGDRVIKYIANILERHMDFYKDSFLGHVGGDDFIAIVKSYEIEKLCYNIIEEFDFNIKRFYNEEDIKQGYITSIDRDGTKKHFPIISISISSVNNRNFLNYEKVIERISEIKKLCKELCKKFKKSYFLMEEEVLAKEKNEKTLANNF
- the rpmE gene encoding 50S ribosomal protein L31; amino-acid sequence: MKEGIHPRFYEDCVVTCACGNTFTTGSTRKSIKVEICSKCHPFFTGTQKLVDTEGRIEKFNKKYSKKNKGESEN
- a CDS encoding DedA family protein — protein: MEQLSNLLNVIYINVINLNMSIWTFYFIAFVWLSLDSMGLPLPYEGMLLITGALVGAGFINPLEAIILTIFSTVFGACLSFLIGTRLKFLTSKVSTKYKNILDHILYLIEGEKGFFILIIVRFLPGIRHFSSYIAGISRVNLKDFFLPTTIGSSIWSIFVLMVGFSGIESVKMFKENSLLASLILVITITLFGYIYFSLHKHSKRLLKVKKGEIYEKETTN
- a CDS encoding cytochrome ubiquinol oxidase subunit I, producing the protein MDAVMLSRLQFGATAMYHFIFVPLTLGLGILVAIMETLYYKTKNEVYLKMTKFWGRLFLINFILGIVTGITLEFQFGTNWAQYSIYVGDIFGAPLAIEATLAFFLESTFLGVWLFGWKRISPKMHLISIWLVAFSSNLSALWILIANAWMQDPVGFVLKNNRAEMTDFFAVVFSPYAWLKFTHTITAGFVVGSFFVMGISAYHLLKKQNVEFFKKSFYIGATFGLIASVLVFLIGDFHAAEVAHVQPTKLAAMESLWNTEKAAPIYLILVPDESKKTNLVEAFPIPSLLSLLAYHDPNATVRGLNSFPENDIPPVTPVFLSFRIMVGLGTLFIILTILAWWYARKDKLLEHRTFLKIMLYSLPLPYIATQVGWILAEVGRQPWIVYGLLRTNDAVSKNLTVGDVLLTLGVFIVLYTALAVLDFALLIYYARKGPLETD
- a CDS encoding Lin0512 family protein: MKKRLLIEMGMGVDQHGQSPTKAAIKAIKNAIQNVYITGLIEIFNIKNLNEIEIVAELAAPRPEEVNIEEVKKAFPIQGNIEIIVKEGGMSIKALKIEELKDISNEVIICCAAVSVFVNVN
- the thyX gene encoding FAD-dependent thymidylate synthase, whose protein sequence is MAKKIREKAKIKVSLIYNTPDPVRAIALGARVSVTNKSILGVYSELKEDEAQELVKRLYKMGHHTPFEHVSFTFGIENISRSCSHQLVRHRIASFTQKSQRYTRFGVKALASGTDKRIEIGDLYVFPPSFQKHPSILTKYRDYLELGRRLYEDLLSKGVPAEDARYILPNSAHTSLVMTMNFRELMHASSLRLCQRAQWEIRLVFEEIKKRVFEISPFLSEFLCPKCEIIGYCNEEKSCGRKPKKES
- a CDS encoding nicotinate phosphoribosyltransferase, with protein sequence MLISNFDDIIEGLTADSYFLRTFRILKEKGINKKVVAEIKASSFPSGYNWAIFAGINEVRLILNELKDIEVLSLKEGSVFYPDEPVLIIKGNYLDFAIFETAILGILCQASAVATKAARIKKVIGSKELISFGSRRAHPSITAHLERNAYIGGCNGVSSIIGARTINQTPRGTMPHSLVLLMGSLKEALKAFDDVIEKDTPRIALIDTFCDEKFEAIEAAKLLGEGLYAVRLDTPFSRRGDVRKIVEEVRWELDLRGFKKVKIVLSGGIDEYIAGDLCDIVDIFGVGTALTNAPIINFSMDIVEIEGVPIAKRGKKSGQKELVYCPVCGRRFVVFKKKNLESICLVCKSKTIPLLSPIEEPYPDDSIIRKRTLENISKIDSVF
- the ispE gene encoding 4-(cytidine 5'-diphospho)-2-C-methyl-D-erythritol kinase, giving the protein MFEINAFAKVNLSLDVIGKYPDGYHEIRSVFHSIELFDLLRLELIEEKKLIIDSNIEIKNNIIHKIWNYVSLNFDIKKGVYLYLGKSTPLMGGLGGGSSDAAAFLYAINLIFSLGLSREDLVDVSINFGSDIAYFFYGGMCLVEGRGEKVFKLDEYLSEEIILVIPNKGISTSFAYSLFDKSPRASNYTKQFFDAKKEGFIKLGNVFEDLVLSSDAELKKIKEILNEECEWNLMSGSGSVFYAKTNRTKHIEKKLLGMGKVITSCLKPLELKLIEF
- a CDS encoding DsrE family protein, yielding MSEKLVVTVTVGPDDPEKATFAFIMANTALIMEMDVTMIFQSNGIYNVTKGTYEHIRAVEHESIKEHVENFIENGGKLLACIPACISKEIPKDQLIDGVQMIKAGRALKEMMEADLVLNY
- a CDS encoding NlpC/P60 family protein, giving the protein MEKKLFILILFLFVNIAFNTYSFAITLKPGDISDDVQNIKEKLYDLGYNVTVNKIYDEKTERAVKLYQKEAKLPITGIVDDITYQCLTIGRMAVIEKYKTFDLASLARQMDFNSNPIIRTAIRFMGISYRWGGELPSTGFDCSGFVQYVFRLNGINLPRTADLQYDAGRPISISELRPGDLVFFTTYLPGASHDGIYIGNGKFIAANTSTGVSICSLDDPYWKSRYYGAVRIQ